One genomic window of Punica granatum isolate Tunisia-2019 chromosome 1, ASM765513v2, whole genome shotgun sequence includes the following:
- the LOC116194581 gene encoding protein DETOXIFICATION 56, translating to MPSTPRTSEPNRQAWKWPSDLIRAAALELKLQRGIAVPLVAMNLMWFTKLAITTAFLGRLGELQLAGGTLGFTFANVTGFSVLSGLCGAMEPICGQAYGAKNFKLLRKTLLMAIILLLAASVPICFLWLYVDKILIRFGQQKELSLVAKRYLFYLIPDLAVSSFLCPLKAYLSSQGITVPTMLASALALAIHVPVNIMLVKAKGLEGVSMAIWATDLIVVIVLGLYVVIVENRRKEVGGWWWASDQWGIHEWARLLKLSGPCCLTTCLEWWCYEILVLLTGHLEDAKQAVGVLAIVLNFDYLLYSVMLSLSTCASIRVSNSLGADRAHEAYQSAYVSIGLSILSGLIGASTMVLARGLWGPLFSHDKGTINCVKKMLPLMAIVEVVNFPLAVCGGIVRGTARPWLAMYANLGGFYLVALPVGVLLAFRAGLGLGGLLVGFLIGMTVCLGLLVVFTARINWDKEAQKAQVLASNEDVKVADVEDNTSQKIVART from the coding sequence ATGCCATCAACACCACGGACATCGGAACCAAACCGTCAAGCCTGGAAATGGCCCTCCGACTTAATTCGGGCGGCAGCCTTGGAGTTAAAACTGCAACGCGGAATTGCAGTGCCACTCGTGGCTATGAACCTGATGTGGTTTACGAAGCTGGCCATCACGACCGCATTCCTGGGGCGGCTTGGGGAGCTCCAGCTGGCTGGTGGGACACTTGGCTTCACCTTCGCTAATGTCACAGGCTTCTCGGTCCTGAGCGGCCTCTGTGGGGCTATGGAGCCCATCTGCGGCCAGGCATATGGTGCCAAGAACTTCAAGCTCCTCCGCAAGACCCTCCTCATGGCAATCATTCTCCTGCTGGCGGCCTCAGTCCCGATATGTTTCCTGTGGCTTTATGTCGATAAGATTTTAATCCGTTTCGGGCAGCAGAAGGAGTTATCACTTGTAGCAAAGCGATACCTCTTCTATCTCATCCCAGACTTAGCGGTCTCCTCCTTCCTCTGCCCTCTCAAGGCCTACTTGAGCTCCCAGGGGATCACGGTCCCGACAATGCTCGCCTCGGCCCTAGCCCTGGCCATTCACGTACCTGTAAACATCATGCTGGTGAAGGCGAAGGGCCTCGAAGGTGTCTCGATGGCCATTTGGGCCACCGACCTGATCGTCGTGATCGTGCTGGGCCTGTACGTGGTGATAGTCGAGAACAGGAGGAAGGAGGTGGGAGGATGGTGGTGGGCCTCAGACCAGTGGGGGATCCATGAATGGGCCCGGTTGCTGAAGCTCAGCGGGCCGTGCTGCCTCACCACCTGCCTCGAGTGGTGGTGCTATGAGATCCTCGTCCTCCTCACGGGCCACCTCGAGGACGCCAAGCAGGCCGTGGGAGTGCTTGCGATCGTTCTCAACTTTGACTACCTCCTCTACTCCGTCATGCTCTCCCTCTCGACGTGCGCCTCCATCCGCGTGTCCAACTCTCTTGGAGCGGATAGGGCCCATGAAGCATACCAGTCTGCATATGTCTCTATAGGCCTGAGCATTCTCTCGGGCCTCATCGGTGCCTCCACCATGGTCTTAGCCCGTGGGCTATGGGGCCCGTTGTTCAGCCATGACAAGGGGACCATCAACTGCGTCAAGAAGATGCTCCCGCTGATGGCCATAGTAGAAGTGGTCAACTTCCCGTTGGCGGTGTGTGGAGGAATCGTGCGAGGGACTGCTAGGCCGTGGCTCGCCATGTACGCAAACCTAGGCGGATTCTACCTTGTGGCGCTGCCTGTTGGGGTCCTTCTAGCTTTCAGGGCCGGGCTGGGGCTCGGTGGGCTGCTTGTGGGCTTCTTGATTGGGATGACAGTGTGCTTGGGATTGCTGGTGGTATTCACCGCAAGGATCAATTGGGACAAGGAAGCCCAGAAAGCGCAAGTCCTTGCCTCGAATGAGGACGTCAAAGTTGCCGATGTTGAAGATAATACCAGCCAAAAAATTGTGGCAAGAACGTGA